CCTGCGCAAGGGCGCCGAGGCGATGCATCCCTTCGCCTACTTCCAGTACCGCTACTACGAGAAGTGGCTCGGCGGCATCGGCGGGTTCTTCGTCTCCCAGGGCTACATCACCGAGGAGGAGTTGGAGGCGAAGGCCGCGGAGTATCTCCAGGATCCGGGACTCGACCTGCCCGAGGGCGGGGACGAGCGCATCGACGACCAGGTCATCCGCTATCTGCGCGAGGGCGACTCCCCTCGCCAGGGTCCGGCCGGGTCCCCGGCTTTCGCCGTCGGTGACCGGGTGACCGTCACGGACGTGCCGCCCACCGAACACACCCGGCTGCCGGGCAACCTGCGCGGCCGCACCGGCACCGTGGAGCGCGTCTTCGAAGGCAACTACGGCTACTTCTGCTCCACCGGCCCCGACGGCATCGGCGAGCCCATGCCCGTCTACGCCGTCCGCTTCGAACCGACCGACCTCTGGGGAGAACTCGCCGAACCCGGCGCCGTGCTCTACGGCGAGCTCTACCAGGCCTACCTCACCCACGCGATGGAGGAACAGCAGTGACCGTGCAGTTCGGCTACCCCGAGGACCGCGAAGCCCGCAGCGCCGCCCGTGTGCGAGCACTGGAAGCCCTGCTCATCGAGAAGGGTGTGATCACCGGCGCCACCGTCGACAAGGTGCTCGGCTACTTCGAGACCGACATGACGCCGCTCAACGGAGCCAAGATCGTCGCCCGTGCCTGGACCGACCCGGAGTTCGCGGAACGACTCGTCAAGGACACACCGGCCGCCGTCGCCGAACTCGCCCTCCCCATCGGCATGGACGGCGCCGAAGGCGAACACCTGCAGGCCGTGGCCAATACTCCCGGCGTGCACAACCTGGTCATCTGCACCCTGTGCTCCTGTTTCCCCTGGCCCGTGCTCGGCCTCCCGCCGTACTGGTACAAGGACCCGACCTTCCGCGCCCGCGCGGCCCGGGAGCCCCGTGTGGTGCTCAAGGAGACCGGCCTGGACCTCGACCCGTCCGTCGAACTGCGGGTGTGGGACAGCAGCGGTCATTCTCGCTGGTTCGTCGTTCCGCAGCGGCCCGCCGGAACCGACGGCATGACCGAGGAGGAACTCGCCGCCCTGGTCACCACCGAATCGATGATCGGCATCGCCGAGGTTCCCTCACCCGCCGCCTGAGCCGCACCCGGACACCACAGAAAGGAAATCCCATGGAGGCCACCGCCACCACCGCGCCCACCTCACCCCTGCACGACGCCTGCGTCACCGACATGAACGCGCCCACCTTCGACGCCGACTGGCAGCGCCGGGCGTTCGGCGTCGCCGTCGCCCTGTCGGAGTTCGGCCACTACCCCTGGGACGCGTTCCAGCAGCGGCTCATCGCCGCCATCGGCGCATGGGAGGCCACCTCCGCGACCGAGCAGGGCAGCTGGCAGTACTACGAGCACTGGCTCGCGGCGCTCGAACGCGTACTGGTCGAACACGACCTGGTCGCCGAGGACGAGATGCGTGCCCTGCTCGGGGCGTAACCCGCTCCAAGGCCCGGACCACCAGGACGTCCGTTCCGTCCCGTCCGCCAGGGCCGCACCCGCGAGTGACTCACGAGTGACTCACGACCAGCGGGTGCGGCCCGCCCCTTCTCACTGCTGACGACGGCACCGCGCGGTGCCCCTGCCAAGGATGTGTGTGTGACCACAACGACCATCACCGCCGGCCGATGGACCCGCGCCGAACGGCTGCGCATCACGGGCATCGTCGGCGTCATCGCCGCCCTGCACGTCATCGGATGGAGCCTGTACCTCTTCTACGCCGGCAGCCCGGCCGGCGCCGGGGCCTTCGCCGGAGCCGGAACCCTCGCCTACACACTCGGGATGCGGCATGCCTTCGACGCCGACCACATCGCCGCCATCGACGACACCACCAGACTGATGATGCAACGCGGACGCAGACCCGTCGGTGTGGGCTTCTTCTTCGCCATGGGCCACTCCACCGTGGTCCTCGCCCTCGCCTTCGTCGTCGCCCTCGCCGCAGGCGCCGCCGGTTCGGGCATCGGCACCTTCCGCCACGTCGGCGGCCTGGTCTCGCAGATCGTGGCCATGGTGTTCCTGCTGCTCGTCGCCGTGCTCAACCTCATGGTGCTGACCGGCATCGTCGGCCTGTGGCGGCGTATGGCGGAGAGCCGGCTGGACCAGGGCGAGCTCGATCTGCAACTGCTCAACCGCGGCCTGATGAACCGCCTCCTCGGCCGCCGCGCCCGCGGGCTGATCCGTTCGTCATGGCACATGTACCCGGTCGGCATTCTCTTCGGCCTCGGTCTGGAAACCGCCAGCGAGATCACCCTGCTCGCCCTGTCCGCCAGCGCCGCCGCCCACGGGTCCGGCCTGCCGACCCTCGCCGTCCTCTCCCTCCCGCTGCTCTTCGCCGCGGGAATGAGCGCCTTCGACACCGCCGACAGCATGCTGATGACCCGCCTGTACTCGTGGGCGTACCGCAGCCCCGCCCGCAGGCTCTACTACAACATCGCCACCACCGGCATGACCGTGGCCGTGGCCGCGTTCATCTCCAGTGTCTACGTCGCGGGGCTCGTCGCCGACGCCACCGGAGCCGGGGGTCTCGTCACTGCCTACGCCTCCCTGGCCGACCACTTCGAACTGCTCGGCTACATCGTGGTCGCCATCTTCGCGATCTCCTGGCTCTGCGCCGCCGCCATCTGGCGCTTCCGCGGACTCGCCGAGAAGTACGACGACCGGCAGGGCGCCGCTGGTGACGTACCCCAGCGATCCCCCTGAGAGGCCGTGGGCGCCTTGATCAGCCGGTGCGGCGAAGACCGGGCTGTCGGGGCTGGAGCCGGGCCAAGCAGAATTCGCCGGCCGCGACATCCGCTGGGGAAGGAGCCGTCGGGCTCCGGTCGTCCGCTCGTCGCCGTTGCGTATCCGCTCGTCGCGCAGGTGGCTCCGCGTGTCGCGTTCCCGGGCGGTTCCGGGGTCGAGGGCGCCCTCGCCAGGGGAAGGTGGCCGCCAACACATCCAGGGACGGGATCAAGCAAGGCTTGCTTGATCTTTTCGGGAGGATCCCATGTCGAACCCGACGCAGGACATGACGGAACGCGGTTCCGGCGTGGACTACCAGGAAGCACAGAATTCCGTCCAGTTCCGCACGCTCAAGTCCAGGCATCGAAGGTTCGTCCTGCCGGTGACCGCTGTGGCACTCGTCTGGTACGGCGGCTACACGGCCCTCGCGGTAAGTGCTGAGTCCTTCATGTCCATCAAGGTGCTCGGGAACGTCACGATGGGCATCGTCCTCGGACTCCTCCAGATCGTGACGACGTTCCTGGTCACGCTCGCGTACGTCGCGTACGCGAACCAGAAGCTCGATCCCGCCATCGCTCGGTTGCGCGCTGAAGCAGAGGTCACCCACGACCCGGACCAGGAAGGCACCCGATGAACAGCCCGTCGTTTCTCTCTGCCGGAGGGGCAGCGCCGGCGAACCCGGTTCTGAACCTCTCGATCTTCGCCGTGTTCGTCGTGGCGTCGCTCGTCATCGTCTGGAAGGTGTCACGAGGGGGTAGTCGCAGCGCCGAGGACTTCTACGCGGGCGGCCGTTCTTTCACCGGCGGGCAGAACGGTCTCGCGATCAGCGGTGACTATCTGGGCGCGGCGTCACTCATGGGCGTCGTAGGGGCGATCGCCGTCTTCGGCTACGACGGATTCATGTATTCGATCGGGTTCCTCGTCGCTTGGGTGGTGGCGTTGCTCCTGGTCGCGGAGCTCGTGCGCAATGCCGGCAGATTCACGATGGCCGACGTCCTGTCGTTCCGTCTTCGGCAGCGGCCGGTCCGGATGGCTGCCGCCGTCAGCACGCTGACCGTCTGTCTATTCTACCTTCTGGCCCAGATGGCCGGGGCCGGTGCACTGGTGTCGCTCCTGCTGGGCATCCACGACGACCTCGGTCAGATCATCGCGATCAGTGCCGTCGGAGGGCTCATGATCGTGTACGTCCTCGTCGGAGGGATGAAGGGGACCACGTGGGTGCAGATCATCAAGGCCGTACTGCTGATCGGCGGTGCCGGTGTCATGACCGTCTGGGCTCTCGCCCGCTTCGGCTTCGACTTTTCGCAGCTGCTGGGTGAGGCGGCCGCGAGGACGAAGGCCGAGACGGGGATCGATCTTCTCGCCCCAGGCAATCAGTACGGCGCCTCGCCGAACTCGAAGCTCGACTTCGTCTCCCTCGCTGTGGCACTCGTCCTGGGCACCGCGGCGCTTCCGCACGTGCTGATGCGGTTCTACACCGTGCCGACCGCGCGGGACGCACGGCGTTCGGTGGTGTGGTCGATCTTCCAGATCGGCCTGTTCTACCTCTTCACGCTCGTCCTCGGCTACGCCGCCGCAGCGCTCATCGGACCCGATCGCATCGCTGCCGCTCCGGGCGGCGCCAACTCGGCGGTCACCATGCTCGCGTACGAACTCGGCGGACCTGTGCTCCTCGGGTTCATCTCCGCGGTCGCCTTCGCGACGCTCCTCGCCGTGGTCGCCGGCCTGACGATCACGGCCGCCACCTCGTTCGCCCACGACATCTACGCGACGATCATCCGCAAGGGTGCGGTCGACTCCCGGACCGAGGTCCGGGTCGCCAAGCGCACCGTCGTGGTGATCGGTGTCCTGGCCATCATCGGCGGCATCGCCGCGAAGGGCCAGAACGTGGCCTTCCTGATCGCGCTCGCGTTCGCGGTGGCCGCCAGCGCGAACCTGCCCACCCTTCTGTACTCGCTCTACTGGAAGCGGTTCACGACTCGCGGTGCGCTGCTGAGCATGTACGGCGGGCTGGGCACCTCGGTCATCCTGATCGTTTTCTCGCCCGTCATGTCCGGGACGCCGAAGTCCATGCTCCCCGGGGTGGACTTCGCGATCTTCCCGTTGAACAACCCCGGGGTCGTGTCCATCCCCCTCGCTTTCGTGCTCGGATGGCTCGGCTCCGTCGTGGGCCGCTCGGGCGAGGACCCCGTCAAGTCGGCAGAGATGGATGTGCGGGCCCTGTCCGGGCTCGGCGCCGAGGAGGCGCGCGCCCACTGACAGCCGGTGAGGTGTACCGGACGTCACGATCCACGGACCATGGACGAACAGGAAGACTGATGAGGAGCCTGACCGCACAGGAACTCGGCCGGTTGAGTGCTCGCCGCACCGCCGAGCTCGTCCGTTCCGGCGAGCTCGCCCCCACGGAGGTCGTCGATGCGGCGATCACCCGGATCAGCGACTCGAACGACGTGCTGAATGCCGTGGTCTTCGCCGCGTTCGACGAGGCGATGGTGCGGGCACGGGACATGGAGCGGCTGCTCGTGAACGGCGCCGACCCCGGACCGCTGACCGGGGTCCCGGCCCTGATCAAGGACTCCTTCAGCGCCAAGGAGGGCTGGCCCGTCTCCAGCGGGCTGAGCGTCCTCCGGGACAATCCGGCCCGGCACACGACGAACTTCCCCCGCCGGCTGGAGGCCGCCGGAGCGATCCTGCTGGGGACCACCAACAGCTCCGTGTTCGGTTTCCGCGGCACCACCGACAGTGTGGCGTTCGGTCCGTGCCGCAATCCCTTCGATCCACGGCGGAACGCGGGTGGGTCCTCGGGTGGCAGCGCGGCAGCGGTCGCGGCCGGATACGTGCCGGTCGCCGGCGCGACGGACGTCGGGGGGTCGATCAGGATTCCTTCCGCGTGGTGCGGGACGTTCGGCTTCCAGCCCAGCCCCGGCCGGCTGCCGTTCCCGGCGCCCTCGAACCTCTTCGGCCCGGGCCCCTACTTCTTCGAGGGGCCGATCACCCGGACCGTCGGTGACGCGGCTTTCACCATGGACGTCCTGCACGGCTTCGACGCCGCCGACCCGGCGGCGCTCACCGACCGCGTGGACTTCCTGTCCGCCCATGACCGGGCACGGGACGAGGGACTGCGTGGAGTGCGGGTCGGCGTGACCGCGGACTACGGGATCTTCCCCGTCGACTCAGAGGTCCGGGCCGCGTTCGAGCGCGCGATCCTCGTCTTCGAGCGGCTTGGTGCCGACATCGTCGAGGTCGACCCGCGGATCCCCTTCACGCAGCGGACCCTCAGTGACGTATGGAGCCGACTCACCGCGATCGGCACCTACGCCGCCATCGAGGCGCTGGCGAAGCAAGGCGTCGACGTGCGCTCCGAATGTCCCGAGGAGCTGCCGAAGCCGATGATGCGGTGGGTGGACACGGTGGCCTCGATGCCCATCGCACAGCTCCTGAATGACCAGACGGTGCGCTCCGAGGTCTTCAACGCCTTCGAACGAACCTTCGCCGATATCGACCTCCTCGTGGCGCCGACGCTCGCCTGCATGCCCGTGGAGAACGCCAGGGACGGGTTCACCCAGGGACCGACCGAGATCGACGGGCAGGCCGTCGATCCGCTCATCGGCTGGTGCATGTCCTACCTGACGAACTTCACCGGCCACCCCAGTGCGTCGGTGCCCGGCGGACACGTGCGCGGGCTCCCGGTGGGCATCCAGATCACCGGCCGCCGCCACCACGAGCTCGACGTCATCGCTGCCAGTGCGGCCTTCGAGCAGGAGTCGCCGTGGCAGCACTCCTACCAGTTGTGCACATACGCTCCTCCGCACAGCCTTCCGCCCCCAAGAGGGCTGATCGGAGGATGCCGTGGTTGGCTCGCTTGATGTCCTCGTGGTTGACGACGAACTGCCGGCGGTCGACATGCTGGCCCACCACCTGCGCCGGGACAGCCGGATCCGCCGGGTCCATACGGCAGCCTCGGGAAACGAGGCCCTTCGCCTCCTGCACGACCATCACGTGGACGCGGCGTTCCTCGACATCCACATGCCGTCGCTGACCGGGATCGACCTGGCCCGCGTGACCAACAGGTTCGCCGAGCCGCCCGCGATCGTCTTCGTGACGGCGGACGACGGCCTGGCGCTCACGGCGTTCGAGGTGCAGGCGACCGACTATCTACTGAAACCCATCACCGAGAGCCGGGTCCGGGACGCGGTGGACCGGGTGCTCGGCGGACGCCTCCCCGCGCCACCGCCGCCCCAGCTCGTCACGGTCGATCAGGGCGACATCAGCCGCATGGTCCGCCAGGACGACATCCTCTACGCCGAGGCGTCGGGGGACTACGTACGACTGCACACCGCTCGTTCCGACTTCCTCGCGCGCGTTCCCATTTCCACACTCGCGGAGCAGTGGGCCGAGGCCGGGTTCGTCCGCATCCATCGCTCGTACCTGGTCGCGCTCCAGCACATCGACCAGGTCCGTTTCACCGGGACCACTGGTTGCGTCGTCGTGGGGCAGACCCAGCTGCCGGTGAGCCGACGCAGCACTGCCCTGCTACGAGGCGCTCTGAGAGCCCGGCGTGTTCGACCCACATCCTGACCACGGCGGCCACGGTCGGCCGCGACGGGAAGCAGACGCCGCGCGCCGGGTCCGTGTCACCGCTCCGGACCAAGCGGCCCTCCCCGACCTCGGAACGCCGATCCGAGCCGCGTTGTCCGGCGAGCGGCGCGACAGCGAGGAACACATCGGGAGACTGATCCGTTCCCGCCTGCGGTTGGCGCTCACCTGTGCCGCGACGCTCGCAGCGGTGCTGGCCGTGGCCGTCCTCAATATCCTGGCCGGGGCCGCGCCGCGTGGCGCGCCCGACCCATACGCACTGGTGCGCTGGGGGGTCACCGGGGCCGCCGTGCTCCTCGCCGTTTTCGGGATCGCGGTGTGGTTCCACGCCCGCAGCAGCAGGCTGGAGCAGACCTGGCACGAGGAGCGAGAGGCCAGGGGCGCCGATGATGCCCGCTAGACCCGGGATGGCCGCGGTGCTCGCTATCGCGGCGGTGGTGGGCCTGACCGTGATGGCCGGGATCCGCGGCTTGCGGCTCGCCCGCTCCACGAGCGACTTCTTCGTCGCGTCCCGCACGGTACGGCCCTGGTGGAACGCCGCGGCCATCGGCGGCGAGTACCTCGCCGCGGCGAGCTTCCTCGGTGTCGCCGGCCTCTTCGCCGGAGGTGACGACCAAGCCCTGTGGCTCGTCATCGGATACACCGGCGGCTACCTCGTGCTGCTGCTGTTCATCGCCGCACCCTTGCGGCGCTCGAACGGCTACACCCTCTCCGACTTCGCGCAGGTCCGCTTCGACTCGATGGCGGCGCGCCGCGCCGTGTCGGTCGTCGTGGTCATCGTGTGTGGCGCCTACATCGTCCCGCAGCTGCACGGTGCCGGGCTGGTCGCCACGACCGTTCTCGGTGCGCCCCGCTGGGCCGGCCCGGTTCTCGTCGCGACAGTCGTGGGCCTGACCGTGGCCTCAGGGGGCATGCGGTCGATCACGCTCGTGCAGGGCATGCAGTACCTGATCAAGGTCGCGAGCCTGCTCGTGCCTCTGGCCTTCATCGTCGCCACCCTGGCGGCACGCGGGTTCACACCGGCCAGGGTCCCGACGCCCCCGGCCGAGCTCAGCACCAGGTCCCCGTACGGGACCGTCTCACTGCTCATATCGCTGTTGCTCGGCGCGGCGGCGCTCCCGCACGTCCTCCTGCGGCTCGCCACGAGCCCCGACGGACGTTCCGCCCAACGCACCGTCGTGATCGCCACGGCACTCGTCGGCACGTTCTACGCGATCCCCTTCGCCTACGGCGCCATCGGCCGGTGGGCGGTGCCGCAGGTCGTCGCCGACGGCGGTGCGGATTCGCTCGTTCTCGTCCTGCCGTACTTCGTGGGGGGACCTTTCCGGGAGGTGCTCGTGGCGATGGTGGCCGCGGGGGCGTTCGGTGCCTTCATCGCCACTTCCTCGGGACTGGTCATCACCATGGCGGGTGTGGTCAGCCAGGATCTGTTCGGTTCGGACGTGAGGCGCTTCAGGCTTTCCGCCCTGTATGCGACGGGCCTCCCCCTCGTCCTGGCCCTCGTCACAGCGTCCCAGAGCATCACCGACACGGTCGGGTACGTCTTCGCGTTCTCGGCATCGACGCTGTTCCCGGTCCTCGTGCTGGGCATCTGGTGGCGGGGCGCCACCGCGGCGGCGGCGGTGTCCGGGATCACCGTCGGCGCGGGCCTCGTCGCGGGCGCGGCCGTCGCCTACTACGTTCTGGGGCGCCCGGTCGGCGCGCTCGGTGATCTCCTCGCCCACCCGGCCGCGGTGACCGTGCCGCTCGTCTTCACTGTCGTGGTCGTCGTGTCCCGGCTCAAACCCGTGGGTGTGCGGGCAGCGGAACAGTTCATCCATCAGATCCACCGGCCCGACGACGTGGAGACGCGCCTCGCCGTACCCGTCCGGACGCAGCGATGAGCGCCGCGAACACGACGCCGGGCGCCTCGGGACTCGTCGCGCTCATGCTCGTCGGGCTGGCCGCGTGCGCCGTGGGTCTCCTCGCCGGCGTCGCGCTCGCCCGACGACGTCCTCGTCCCGGATCCGGCCACGACCGGAGTTCGGTCGACGCCCTCGGCCGAGCTCTCGTCGGGTTCGGCGTCGGCCTAGAGGGCCGCGACGTGGAACGCGCGGTGCACCTGGTCAGGGCCTGCCTCGCGGTGGAAGGCGTCGCGCTGGTCGGCCGCGACGGCGTCAGCACCGTTGACGCGGCTGACGGCCGAGCGGACCGAGCCCTTCGGGTGGCGGTGAGTGGCGGCGCGGAACGGGCACCGCTCCGCCACGACGGGTTTCACGTCGTCGAGTCCCAGATCCTCGTCGAGGGCCGGTTGGTCGCCCACCTTGTGGTGCTGAACTCGCTCGCCGACCGTGGGCTGGGCCGCACCGTCGCCACCCTCGCCAGGCTCATCGGGGCTCAACTCGCCAGTGCCGAACTGACGAATGCCCGGCAGCGACAGACCGAGGCGCAACTCCTCGCGCTCAAGACCCAGATCCGGCCGCACTTCGTCTACAACGCCCTCAACGTGATCTCCTCGTTCACGATCACCGACCCTGAGCGAGCACGGCTGCTGCTCGCCGAGTTCGCCGACTTCACCCGGTACTCCTTCCGGAATCGCGGACCATTCACGTCGCTGGCGGACGAGCTGAGGGCGATCGACAGCTACCTCCTCCTGGAACGGGCCCGATTCGGAGACCGGCTGACGATTCGCCTGGAGATCAGCCCGCAGTCCCTCACCACCAGGATCCCCCATCTGTGCCTACAGCCCCTGGTGGAGAACGCCGTCCGTCACGGCATCGAGTCCGGCGAAGGACGGGGCACCATCACGATCACCTCCCGGGATGAAGGAGCCATGACGATCGTGACCGTCGAGGACAACGGGGCGGGGATGGACCCCAGCCGGCTCCGCGACGTCCTCGCCGGCGAGTTGGAGGGAGTTCACGTCGGGCTCCGCAACGTCGACCTGCGTCTGCGGCAAATCTATGGGCCGGGGATGGGACTCATC
The nucleotide sequence above comes from Streptomyces sp. NL15-2K. Encoded proteins:
- the nthB gene encoding nitrile hydratase subunit beta, whose protein sequence is MKLQHHLGGLENLGPVAYEPRVFVEDWEQRIFGIHVAMMGLSAHLGDAVPQYPVEDVPSAFSSVWTWADLRKGAEAMHPFAYFQYRYYEKWLGGIGGFFVSQGYITEEELEAKAAEYLQDPGLDLPEGGDERIDDQVIRYLREGDSPRQGPAGSPAFAVGDRVTVTDVPPTEHTRLPGNLRGRTGTVERVFEGNYGYFCSTGPDGIGEPMPVYAVRFEPTDLWGELAEPGAVLYGELYQAYLTHAMEEQQ
- the nthA gene encoding nitrile hydratase subunit alpha, encoding MTVQFGYPEDREARSAARVRALEALLIEKGVITGATVDKVLGYFETDMTPLNGAKIVARAWTDPEFAERLVKDTPAAVAELALPIGMDGAEGEHLQAVANTPGVHNLVICTLCSCFPWPVLGLPPYWYKDPTFRARAAREPRVVLKETGLDLDPSVELRVWDSSGHSRWFVVPQRPAGTDGMTEEELAALVTTESMIGIAEVPSPAA
- a CDS encoding amidase; translation: MRSLTAQELGRLSARRTAELVRSGELAPTEVVDAAITRISDSNDVLNAVVFAAFDEAMVRARDMERLLVNGADPGPLTGVPALIKDSFSAKEGWPVSSGLSVLRDNPARHTTNFPRRLEAAGAILLGTTNSSVFGFRGTTDSVAFGPCRNPFDPRRNAGGSSGGSAAAVAAGYVPVAGATDVGGSIRIPSAWCGTFGFQPSPGRLPFPAPSNLFGPGPYFFEGPITRTVGDAAFTMDVLHGFDAADPAALTDRVDFLSAHDRARDEGLRGVRVGVTADYGIFPVDSEVRAAFERAILVFERLGADIVEVDPRIPFTQRTLSDVWSRLTAIGTYAAIEALAKQGVDVRSECPEELPKPMMRWVDTVASMPIAQLLNDQTVRSEVFNAFERTFADIDLLVAPTLACMPVENARDGFTQGPTEIDGQAVDPLIGWCMSYLTNFTGHPSASVPGGHVRGLPVGIQITGRRHHELDVIAASAAFEQESPWQHSYQLCTYAPPHSLPPPRGLIGGCRGWLA
- a CDS encoding cation acetate symporter; translated protein: MMPARPGMAAVLAIAAVVGLTVMAGIRGLRLARSTSDFFVASRTVRPWWNAAAIGGEYLAAASFLGVAGLFAGGDDQALWLVIGYTGGYLVLLLFIAAPLRRSNGYTLSDFAQVRFDSMAARRAVSVVVVIVCGAYIVPQLHGAGLVATTVLGAPRWAGPVLVATVVGLTVASGGMRSITLVQGMQYLIKVASLLVPLAFIVATLAARGFTPARVPTPPAELSTRSPYGTVSLLISLLLGAAALPHVLLRLATSPDGRSAQRTVVIATALVGTFYAIPFAYGAIGRWAVPQVVADGGADSLVLVLPYFVGGPFREVLVAMVAAGAFGAFIATSSGLVITMAGVVSQDLFGSDVRRFRLSALYATGLPLVLALVTASQSITDTVGYVFAFSASTLFPVLVLGIWWRGATAAAAVSGITVGAGLVAGAAVAYYVLGRPVGALGDLLAHPAAVTVPLVFTVVVVVSRLKPVGVRAAEQFIHQIHRPDDVETRLAVPVRTQR
- a CDS encoding HoxN/HupN/NixA family nickel/cobalt transporter, translated to MTTTTITAGRWTRAERLRITGIVGVIAALHVIGWSLYLFYAGSPAGAGAFAGAGTLAYTLGMRHAFDADHIAAIDDTTRLMMQRGRRPVGVGFFFAMGHSTVVLALAFVVALAAGAAGSGIGTFRHVGGLVSQIVAMVFLLLVAVLNLMVLTGIVGLWRRMAESRLDQGELDLQLLNRGLMNRLLGRRARGLIRSSWHMYPVGILFGLGLETASEITLLALSASAAAHGSGLPTLAVLSLPLLFAAGMSAFDTADSMLMTRLYSWAYRSPARRLYYNIATTGMTVAVAAFISSVYVAGLVADATGAGGLVTAYASLADHFELLGYIVVAIFAISWLCAAAIWRFRGLAEKYDDRQGAAGDVPQRSP
- a CDS encoding nitrile hydratase accessory protein — encoded protein: MEATATTAPTSPLHDACVTDMNAPTFDADWQRRAFGVAVALSEFGHYPWDAFQQRLIAAIGAWEATSATEQGSWQYYEHWLAALERVLVEHDLVAEDEMRALLGA
- a CDS encoding response regulator transcription factor, with the protein product MVDDELPAVDMLAHHLRRDSRIRRVHTAASGNEALRLLHDHHVDAAFLDIHMPSLTGIDLARVTNRFAEPPAIVFVTADDGLALTAFEVQATDYLLKPITESRVRDAVDRVLGGRLPAPPPPQLVTVDQGDISRMVRQDDILYAEASGDYVRLHTARSDFLARVPISTLAEQWAEAGFVRIHRSYLVALQHIDQVRFTGTTGCVVVGQTQLPVSRRSTALLRGALRARRVRPTS
- a CDS encoding cation acetate symporter yields the protein MNSPSFLSAGGAAPANPVLNLSIFAVFVVASLVIVWKVSRGGSRSAEDFYAGGRSFTGGQNGLAISGDYLGAASLMGVVGAIAVFGYDGFMYSIGFLVAWVVALLLVAELVRNAGRFTMADVLSFRLRQRPVRMAAAVSTLTVCLFYLLAQMAGAGALVSLLLGIHDDLGQIIAISAVGGLMIVYVLVGGMKGTTWVQIIKAVLLIGGAGVMTVWALARFGFDFSQLLGEAAARTKAETGIDLLAPGNQYGASPNSKLDFVSLAVALVLGTAALPHVLMRFYTVPTARDARRSVVWSIFQIGLFYLFTLVLGYAAAALIGPDRIAAAPGGANSAVTMLAYELGGPVLLGFISAVAFATLLAVVAGLTITAATSFAHDIYATIIRKGAVDSRTEVRVAKRTVVVIGVLAIIGGIAAKGQNVAFLIALAFAVAASANLPTLLYSLYWKRFTTRGALLSMYGGLGTSVILIVFSPVMSGTPKSMLPGVDFAIFPLNNPGVVSIPLAFVLGWLGSVVGRSGEDPVKSAEMDVRALSGLGAEEARAH
- a CDS encoding DUF485 domain-containing protein; the encoded protein is MSNPTQDMTERGSGVDYQEAQNSVQFRTLKSRHRRFVLPVTAVALVWYGGYTALAVSAESFMSIKVLGNVTMGIVLGLLQIVTTFLVTLAYVAYANQKLDPAIARLRAEAEVTHDPDQEGTR
- a CDS encoding sensor histidine kinase, whose translation is MSAANTTPGASGLVALMLVGLAACAVGLLAGVALARRRPRPGSGHDRSSVDALGRALVGFGVGLEGRDVERAVHLVRACLAVEGVALVGRDGVSTVDAADGRADRALRVAVSGGAERAPLRHDGFHVVESQILVEGRLVAHLVVLNSLADRGLGRTVATLARLIGAQLASAELTNARQRQTEAQLLALKTQIRPHFVYNALNVISSFTITDPERARLLLAEFADFTRYSFRNRGPFTSLADELRAIDSYLLLERARFGDRLTIRLEISPQSLTTRIPHLCLQPLVENAVRHGIESGEGRGTITITSRDEGAMTIVTVEDNGAGMDPSRLRDVLAGELEGVHVGLRNVDLRLRQIYGPGMGLIIDTALGAGTLITVRVPKSTKSTHPRRS